A window from Actinomycetospora corticicola encodes these proteins:
- a CDS encoding TetR/AcrR family transcriptional regulator, whose protein sequence is MELVDTAEAVDGTRTRRRRDPARKDRILAAAAELVAKHGYHAVGMADIGAAAGIVGSGIYRHFGSKSALLSALLEQLMDEMQRTAAAVVAEAADDRDALERLVDNHVRFAIEDRRLLQVYYREAHHLPEEDLRRLRRAQRHYVEEWVIVLTPLRRELSDAELRVVVHAALGTTQAVLFHHSGLPVERLAAMLGAMARSVLGLDK, encoded by the coding sequence ATGGAGCTGGTCGATACGGCCGAGGCGGTCGACGGCACCCGCACCCGCCGTCGTCGGGACCCCGCCCGCAAGGACCGCATCCTCGCCGCCGCCGCCGAGCTGGTGGCGAAGCACGGCTACCACGCCGTGGGCATGGCCGACATCGGCGCGGCCGCCGGCATCGTCGGCTCCGGGATCTACCGGCACTTCGGGTCCAAGTCGGCGCTGCTGTCCGCGCTGCTCGAGCAGCTCATGGACGAGATGCAGCGGACGGCGGCGGCCGTGGTTGCCGAGGCCGCGGACGACCGGGACGCCCTCGAGCGGCTGGTCGACAACCACGTGCGGTTCGCGATCGAGGACCGCCGGCTGCTGCAGGTGTACTACCGCGAGGCCCACCACCTCCCCGAGGAGGACCTCCGACGGCTGCGCCGCGCCCAGCGGCACTACGTCGAGGAGTGGGTGATCGTGCTGACCCCGCTGCGCCGGGAGCTCTCGGACGCGGAACTGCGCGTGGTGGTGCACGCGGCCCTCGGCACGACCCAGGCGGTGCTCTTCCACCACAGCGGCCTGCCGGTCGAACGGCTCGCCGCGATGCTGGGTGCGATGGCACGCAGCGTGCTGGGTCTCGACAAGTGA
- a CDS encoding acyl-CoA dehydrogenase family protein has product MDFVETDEHRDLRAAVAKASAPFGGDYYVDHARRGAECIELWHALGDAGYVGVSVPEEYGGGGGGLVELSLVCEETAAAGAPMLLLLVTHAISAAVIAEYGTEEQRKEWLPGLASGREKVVFAITEPGAGSNTHQLATHARREGDEWVISGEKYYISGVDDAEALLLVARTGKDAKGKAQLSLFLVPTDAPGLQKVPLPVDVLLPEKQFTLRFDDVRVPASALVGDENQGFKQVFHGLNPERITGAALCVGIARYALAKAARYANDRQVWDRPIGAHQGVAHPLAKAKIETELAALMTQKAAWLHDQGLPAGEASNMAKYAAAEAAIAACDAAMQTHGGNGVSQEFGLLPYWGLARLLRIAPVNREMVLNFVAQHSLGLPRSY; this is encoded by the coding sequence GTGGACTTCGTGGAGACCGACGAGCACCGCGACCTCCGGGCCGCGGTCGCGAAGGCGTCCGCGCCGTTCGGGGGCGACTACTACGTCGACCACGCGCGGCGGGGCGCCGAGTGCATCGAGCTCTGGCACGCGCTCGGCGACGCCGGGTACGTCGGCGTCTCGGTGCCCGAGGAGTACGGCGGCGGGGGCGGCGGGCTGGTCGAGCTGTCGCTGGTGTGCGAGGAGACCGCGGCGGCGGGCGCGCCGATGCTCCTGCTGCTGGTCACGCACGCCATCTCGGCGGCCGTGATCGCCGAGTACGGCACCGAGGAGCAGCGCAAGGAGTGGCTGCCGGGCCTCGCGTCGGGCCGGGAGAAGGTGGTCTTCGCGATCACCGAGCCGGGCGCCGGCTCCAACACCCACCAGCTCGCCACGCACGCCCGACGTGAGGGCGACGAGTGGGTGATCAGCGGCGAGAAGTACTACATCTCCGGGGTCGACGACGCCGAGGCGCTGCTGCTCGTCGCGCGGACCGGCAAGGACGCGAAGGGCAAGGCCCAGCTCTCCCTCTTCCTGGTGCCCACCGACGCGCCCGGGCTGCAGAAGGTGCCGCTGCCGGTGGACGTGCTGCTGCCGGAGAAGCAGTTCACGCTCCGGTTCGACGACGTGCGGGTGCCCGCGTCGGCGCTGGTCGGCGACGAGAACCAGGGCTTCAAGCAGGTGTTCCACGGCCTGAACCCGGAGCGCATCACGGGGGCGGCGCTGTGCGTCGGCATCGCCCGGTACGCGCTGGCGAAGGCGGCCCGGTACGCCAACGACCGCCAGGTGTGGGACCGCCCGATCGGCGCCCACCAGGGCGTCGCCCACCCGCTGGCGAAGGCCAAGATCGAGACCGAGCTGGCCGCGCTCATGACGCAGAAGGCCGCCTGGCTGCACGACCAGGGACTGCCTGCCGGCGAGGCGTCGAACATGGCGAAGTACGCCGCCGCCGAGGCCGCGATCGCCGCGTGCGACGCCGCGATGCAGACCCACGGCGGCAACGGGGTCTCCCAGGAGTTCGGCCTGCTCCCCTACTGGGGCCTCGCCCGTCTGCTGCGGATCGCGCCGGTCAACCGCGAGATGGTGCTGAACTTCGTCGCGCAGCACAGCCTCGGTCTGCCGAGGTCGTACTGA
- a CDS encoding AMP-binding protein produces the protein MDIDAITFDVTTLRGRRAVHRWERTSVGDVFERLTWSYPDKVALVGRPGAFADERFASVTYREADRTANQVAQALIGRGLQPGARVLLFCENSVEAYLAKVGIAKAGLVAMPLNPNLAPDVVEHLIAHAEPEFAIVDAETWPRAARAFEAAGLAPGVTIAIGGEPVEGSSSFTAFVDAASDAEPDVEIHGDDIWEMLFTSGTTAMPKGVMISHSASHFAALNFALSLTRGTGLENEVRVGTYLPMIYHVGELIFALGAFVAGGTLVLGRRPIPGDVARAVAEERITALWAGSPQFVTALTKEFEGLDVSSLGVLVYGWGALPPEVYDRLMQQAGDPVVLGIFGQTEAIACYRFWPRRWPETYAATAPVVNYVGLPSPLLASDVFDDDGVSLRDRPGVPGEVVYRTPTVTAGYYKNEEATREAFRTGWFHSGDSAAFDSDGLRIVVDRIKDIVKTGGENVSSLRVEAALYAHPAVERAAVVGLPHERWGEAVAAVIVARSEVTAEDLIAHCRERLGGYETPKAVVFTDELPETVGGKILKYKLRARYADLFSATV, from the coding sequence GTGGACATCGACGCCATCACGTTCGACGTCACGACGCTGCGGGGCCGCCGGGCCGTGCACCGCTGGGAGCGCACGTCGGTCGGTGACGTCTTCGAGCGGTTGACCTGGAGCTACCCCGACAAGGTCGCCCTCGTCGGCCGTCCCGGGGCGTTCGCCGACGAGCGCTTCGCGTCCGTGACCTACCGCGAGGCCGATCGCACGGCCAACCAGGTCGCGCAGGCGCTCATCGGTCGCGGGCTGCAGCCGGGCGCCCGGGTGCTGCTGTTCTGCGAGAACTCCGTCGAGGCGTACCTCGCGAAGGTCGGGATCGCGAAGGCCGGTCTGGTGGCGATGCCGCTCAACCCGAACCTCGCCCCTGACGTCGTCGAGCACCTCATCGCCCACGCCGAACCCGAGTTCGCGATCGTCGACGCCGAGACCTGGCCGCGCGCCGCCCGTGCCTTCGAGGCAGCGGGCCTCGCACCTGGCGTCACGATCGCGATCGGGGGCGAGCCGGTCGAGGGGAGCTCCTCCTTCACCGCGTTCGTCGACGCCGCGAGTGACGCCGAGCCCGACGTCGAGATCCACGGCGACGACATCTGGGAGATGCTCTTCACCTCGGGGACCACCGCCATGCCCAAGGGCGTGATGATCTCCCATTCGGCGAGCCACTTCGCGGCGCTGAACTTCGCGCTGTCGCTGACCCGGGGGACCGGGCTGGAGAACGAGGTCCGCGTCGGCACCTATCTGCCGATGATCTACCACGTCGGCGAGCTGATCTTCGCCCTCGGCGCGTTCGTCGCCGGCGGCACGCTGGTGCTGGGGCGGCGCCCGATCCCGGGCGACGTGGCGCGCGCCGTCGCCGAGGAGCGGATCACCGCGCTCTGGGCCGGCTCCCCGCAGTTCGTCACCGCGCTGACCAAGGAGTTCGAGGGGCTCGACGTCTCCAGCCTCGGCGTCCTGGTCTACGGCTGGGGAGCGCTCCCGCCGGAGGTCTACGACCGGCTGATGCAGCAGGCGGGCGACCCCGTCGTCCTCGGCATCTTCGGGCAGACCGAGGCCATCGCGTGCTATCGGTTCTGGCCGCGCCGCTGGCCCGAGACCTACGCGGCCACGGCCCCCGTCGTGAACTATGTCGGACTGCCGAGCCCGCTGCTCGCCTCCGACGTGTTCGACGACGACGGGGTCTCGCTGCGCGACCGCCCGGGGGTGCCGGGGGAGGTGGTCTACCGGACCCCGACCGTCACCGCCGGCTACTACAAGAACGAGGAGGCCACCCGCGAGGCGTTCCGCACCGGGTGGTTCCACTCCGGCGACAGCGCCGCGTTCGACTCCGACGGGCTGCGCATCGTGGTCGACCGCATCAAGGACATCGTCAAGACCGGCGGCGAGAACGTGTCCAGCCTGCGGGTCGAGGCGGCGCTCTACGCGCACCCGGCGGTCGAGCGGGCCGCAGTGGTCGGGCTCCCGCACGAACGGTGGGGCGAAGCGGTCGCCGCGGTGATCGTGGCGCGGTCCGAGGTGACGGCCGAGGACCTGATCGCGCACTGCCGCGAGCGGCTCGGCGGCTATGAGACGCCGAAGGCGGTCGTGTTCACCGACGAGCTGCCCGAGACCGTCGGCGGGAAGATCCTCAAGTACAAGCTGCGTGCGCGGTACGCCGACCTGTTCTCGGCCACGGTCTAG